The Balneolales bacterium ANBcel1 sequence GGATCATGGACACCGACTTTGCCAAAGAGCAGAGCGAGTCCGTGCGACTGCAGATTCTGCAGCAGACAGCGACTTCGGCCCTGGCACAAGCCAATATGGGTCCGCAGTCCGTGCTCGGATTCCTCGGATAATCCGACGGATCCAGAAAGCAACTCATTCCTGCCGGCACTGTTATCTCCTGCCGGCGGCCTTCGAAAGCCGGGTGTCACTGCGAAATCCGGCTTTTTTTTTAACCGTACGGGGACAGATCACAATAATCGGCAAAGAAACACCGGTGCTTTTCATCGGCCTTCCATCATTGGACCGGGGTACTGGCCTGGGCTCATTCGACAGCCCCTGAATAATCAAAGTTTTTCTTAAGTACAGAAAAACCGGCACGATAATCTAAACATCTACTGGGAACATGCACACCGATTTTTCCATCTCAACCAACCAAAAGGTAAAAAAACATGTCAAGCTTTGGTGATCTTAACAGAGTGAATACCAATATTCAGTCGTTGGATTCACAGCTTTCGCTGAACCGCATCAACCGCGGTTTGGCCGAAAACCAGCTGCGTATGTCGACCGGTTTGCGGATTAACCGCGCCGAAGACGATGCCGCCGGCTACTCAATTGCAACCAAATTGAACAGCCGTGTCGCGGGCCTGGACCAGGCCCTGCAAAACGTGGGTGACGCGAAGTCCGTTCTGGACATTGCCGAATCCAGTTTCGATACCATCATGGACAGCCTGATCGAAATGAAAGGCCTGGCTACCCAGGCGGCCAACGATACCCTCGGAGACACCGAGCGGGGCTACATTGGCGAGCAGATCAAGGCCCTGGGTAACGATATCAACGAAATCGCCAACCAGACCGTCTTCCAGGACTTCGACCTGCTTAACGGCCAGGCCGGACTTACCGGTTCCAATGCGTTTTCCGGTTCACTGACCCTCAC is a genomic window containing:
- a CDS encoding flagellin, whose amino-acid sequence is MSSFGDLNRVNTNIQSLDSQLSLNRINRGLAENQLRMSTGLRINRAEDDAAGYSIATKLNSRVAGLDQALQNVGDAKSVLDIAESSFDTIMDSLIEMKGLATQAANDTLGDTERGYIGEQIKALGNDINEIANQTVFQDFDLLNGQAGLTGSNAFSGSLTLTFQVGERADDTLETKISAVNVNQLFDLDSLDNTPANISVSTGGAPGQQGELVFTNGGTAATSVDFRELIAGIDNAIDSMSERVNDIGIAQSSLSVREVTLSQGISANQSAVSRI